Proteins encoded together in one Pseudomonas arsenicoxydans window:
- a CDS encoding NAD(P)/FAD-dependent oxidoreductase has protein sequence MPTVEMEHRQVVVIGAGPSGAIAAALLKRKGHDVLMIERQHFPRFSIGESLLSHCLDFVEEAGMLDAVNAAGFQLKNGAAFAWGEQYSAFDFGDTFSHGKPTTFQVQRADFDKLLADQAELQGVEVRYGEAIVSADFTLAKPQLDVLREDGSQYRVEADFVLDASGYGRVLPRLLDLEAPSNFPVRQAVFTHIEDNIDSPTFEREKILITTHPTHRDIWFWTIPFSNGRCSVGVVAAAEHFEGRMENLDECLRGFIAETPSLAGVLNNAVWDTPARTIGGYSANVKTLHGPGFALLGNAAEFLDPVFSSGVTIAMRSASMAAGVLHRQLQGESVDWQTEFAAPLKRGVDTFRCYVEGWYAGTFQDVIFHPDGSPDIRRMISAILAGYAWDERNPFVSEPKRRLRMLSELCARDVT, from the coding sequence GTGCCAACAGTTGAAATGGAACATCGCCAGGTCGTCGTTATCGGTGCGGGCCCCTCGGGCGCCATCGCCGCCGCGCTGCTCAAGCGCAAAGGTCATGACGTGCTGATGATCGAACGCCAGCATTTCCCACGGTTTTCCATCGGCGAAAGCCTGTTGTCGCACTGCCTGGATTTCGTCGAAGAGGCCGGCATGCTCGACGCGGTGAACGCCGCCGGGTTCCAGTTGAAAAATGGCGCGGCGTTCGCTTGGGGCGAGCAGTACAGCGCCTTTGATTTCGGCGACACGTTCAGCCACGGCAAACCGACCACCTTCCAGGTTCAACGCGCCGATTTCGACAAGCTGCTCGCCGACCAGGCCGAGTTGCAAGGCGTGGAGGTTCGCTACGGCGAAGCTATCGTCAGCGCCGATTTCACCCTGGCAAAACCGCAGCTTGATGTGTTGCGAGAAGATGGCAGCCAATACCGCGTCGAAGCTGATTTCGTGCTCGACGCCAGCGGTTATGGCCGCGTGCTGCCGCGCTTGCTGGACCTTGAGGCGCCGTCGAACTTCCCAGTGCGCCAGGCCGTGTTCACCCACATCGAAGACAATATCGACAGCCCGACCTTCGAGCGGGAAAAAATCCTCATCACCACCCATCCGACCCATCGCGACATCTGGTTCTGGACCATCCCGTTCAGCAACGGCCGGTGCTCGGTCGGCGTGGTGGCGGCGGCCGAGCACTTTGAAGGCCGCATGGAGAACCTCGACGAGTGCCTGCGCGGCTTTATCGCTGAAACCCCAAGCCTGGCCGGCGTTCTGAACAACGCTGTGTGGGACACCCCCGCGCGCACCATTGGCGGCTACTCGGCCAACGTCAAAACCTTGCACGGCCCGGGCTTTGCGCTGCTGGGCAACGCCGCGGAATTCCTCGACCCGGTGTTCTCCTCCGGCGTGACCATCGCCATGCGCTCGGCGAGCATGGCCGCCGGCGTTCTGCACCGCCAACTGCAAGGTGAAAGCGTCGATTGGCAAACCGAGTTCGCCGCACCGCTCAAGCGCGGCGTTGACACATTCCGCTGCTACGTCGAAGGCTGGTACGCCGGGACCTTCCAGGATGTGATTTTCCATCCGGACGGTTCACCGGACATCCGCCGCATGATCAGCGCGATCCTCGCCGGTTATGCCTGGGACGAGCGCAATCCGTTCGTCAGTGAACCCAAGCGTCGGCTGCGCATGCTGTCAGAACTCTGCGCCAGAGATGTCACATGA
- the hemE gene encoding uroporphyrinogen decarboxylase, whose translation MTALKNDRFLRALLKQPVDVTPVWMMRQAGRYLPEYRASRAKAGDFMSLCMNPEFACEVTMQPLDRYPQLDAAILFSDILTIPDAMGQGLYFETGEGPRFKKVVSTLADIEALPIPDPHKDLGYVMDAVSTIRRELNGRVPLIGFSGSPWTLATYMVEGGSSKDFRKTKAMLYDNPQAMHLLLDKLAQSVTSYLNGQIMAGAQAVQIFDTWGGNLSAAAYQEFSLAYMRKIVSGLIREHEGRKVPVILFTKNGGLWLESIADVGADALGLDWTCDIGEARQRVGNKVALQGNMDPTVLYAKPEAIRTEVGRILASYGKGSGHVFNLGHGITPEVDPEHAGAFLRAVHELSAQYHE comes from the coding sequence ATGACTGCCCTGAAGAACGACCGTTTCCTTCGCGCCCTGCTCAAGCAACCCGTAGACGTCACCCCTGTGTGGATGATGCGTCAGGCCGGTCGCTACCTGCCGGAATACCGCGCCAGCCGTGCCAAGGCCGGTGACTTCATGAGCCTGTGCATGAACCCGGAGTTCGCTTGCGAAGTCACGATGCAGCCGCTCGACCGCTATCCGCAACTGGACGCGGCGATCCTGTTCTCCGACATCCTCACCATCCCCGATGCGATGGGCCAAGGCCTGTACTTCGAAACCGGTGAAGGTCCGCGCTTCAAGAAAGTCGTCAGCACCCTGGCCGACATCGAAGCCCTGCCGATCCCTGATCCACACAAAGACCTCGGCTACGTCATGGACGCGGTCAGCACCATCCGCCGCGAACTGAACGGTCGCGTGCCACTGATCGGCTTCTCCGGCAGCCCATGGACCCTGGCCACCTACATGGTCGAAGGCGGTTCGTCGAAAGACTTCCGCAAGACCAAGGCCATGCTCTACGACAACCCGCAAGCCATGCACCTGCTGCTGGACAAGCTCGCGCAGTCGGTCACCAGCTACCTCAATGGCCAGATCATGGCCGGCGCACAAGCGGTGCAGATTTTCGACACCTGGGGTGGCAACCTCTCGGCGGCGGCGTACCAGGAATTCTCCCTGGCCTACATGCGCAAAATTGTCAGCGGCCTGATCCGTGAACACGAAGGACGCAAGGTTCCGGTCATCCTGTTCACCAAGAACGGCGGCCTGTGGCTGGAAAGCATCGCCGACGTTGGCGCTGATGCCCTTGGCCTGGACTGGACCTGCGACATCGGCGAAGCCCGCCAGCGCGTTGGCAACAAAGTTGCGCTGCAAGGCAACATGGACCCGACCGTGCTCTATGCCAAGCCAGAAGCCATTCGCACCGAAGTCGGCCGGATCCTCGCCAGCTACGGCAAAGGCAGCGGCCACGTGTTCAACCTCGGCCATGGCATCACGCCGGAAGTTGATCCGGAACACGCGGGTGCATTCCTGCGCGCGGTGCATGAGTTGTCGGCGCAGTATCACGAGTGA
- a CDS encoding hotdog family protein produces the protein MIDWPIAELLPHAGDMIFIEQILEFDDDQIRTRLTVRPDGLFSRADGSMPAWVGIELMAQSVAAYAGCHARQRGDGVVLGFLLGTRKFECNVEHFPVGTELTIHGLRSLEDDNGMGVFECHINAPGIHATARLNVFRPPQAAQYLHEPEGVQS, from the coding sequence ATGATTGACTGGCCGATCGCCGAACTGCTGCCGCACGCTGGCGACATGATCTTCATCGAACAGATTCTGGAATTCGATGACGACCAGATCCGCACACGCCTCACCGTCAGGCCCGATGGCCTGTTCAGCCGTGCCGACGGCAGCATGCCCGCCTGGGTCGGCATTGAACTGATGGCCCAGAGTGTCGCCGCGTACGCCGGTTGCCACGCGCGCCAGCGTGGCGATGGCGTGGTGCTGGGTTTTCTGCTCGGTACGCGCAAATTCGAATGCAACGTGGAGCACTTCCCCGTTGGCACCGAACTGACCATCCACGGGTTGCGCTCGCTGGAAGACGATAACGGCATGGGCGTGTTCGAATGCCACATCAACGCCCCAGGCATTCACGCCACCGCCCGTCTGAACGTGTTTCGCCCACCTCAGGCCGCTCAATATCTTCATGAACCCGAAGGAGTCCAGTCATGA
- a CDS encoding DUF2846 domain-containing protein translates to MFKQLTFTALLALMALTGGCASVKMADETQDAQAKTFQVSPDKANIYVYRNESMGAGVKMPVTLNGKPVGQTVAKSYLMLAVPAGQQTLVSSAENDSELKLTAEAGKNYFVWQEVKVGFIKARNSLQVVDDKTGRAGVAESKLIQAQ, encoded by the coding sequence ATGTTCAAGCAGTTAACGTTCACCGCTTTGCTGGCCTTGATGGCGCTGACCGGTGGTTGTGCTTCGGTAAAAATGGCTGATGAAACCCAAGACGCTCAAGCGAAGACGTTCCAGGTAAGCCCCGACAAAGCCAACATCTATGTTTATCGCAATGAAAGCATGGGTGCCGGGGTGAAAATGCCGGTGACGCTCAATGGCAAACCGGTCGGTCAGACCGTCGCCAAGTCTTACCTGATGTTGGCCGTCCCGGCGGGTCAGCAGACCTTGGTGTCTTCGGCGGAAAACGATTCCGAACTGAAACTCACTGCAGAAGCCGGCAAAAACTATTTTGTCTGGCAGGAAGTGAAAGTGGGCTTCATCAAGGCGCGCAATAGCCTGCAAGTCGTCGACGACAAGACTGGTCGCGCGGGCGTTGCCGAGAGCAAATTGATTCAGGCTCAGTAA
- the fabG gene encoding 3-oxoacyl-ACP reductase FabG — protein sequence MTESVLVTGSSRGIGRAIALRLAQAGHDIVLHCRSGLADAVIVQGEIQALGRQARILQFDVSDRASCKAILEADVEAHGAYYGVVLNAGLTRDGAFPALSEDDWDVVMRTNLDGFYNVLHPVMMPMIRRRAAGRIVCITSVSGLIGNRGQVNYSASKAGLIGAAKALAIELGKRKITVNCVAPGLIDTAMLDENVPVEELMKMIPAQRMGTPEEVASAVNFLMSAEASYITRQVLAVNGGLC from the coding sequence ATGACTGAATCCGTACTGGTCACTGGCTCCAGCCGTGGCATCGGCCGCGCCATCGCGCTGCGCCTGGCCCAGGCAGGGCATGACATTGTCCTGCATTGCCGCAGCGGTCTGGCGGACGCCGTGATCGTTCAAGGCGAAATCCAGGCGCTGGGGCGCCAGGCGCGCATTCTGCAATTCGACGTGTCCGACCGCGCCAGCTGCAAAGCCATTCTCGAAGCTGACGTTGAAGCCCATGGCGCCTACTACGGTGTCGTGCTCAACGCCGGCCTGACCCGCGACGGTGCTTTTCCAGCACTGAGCGAGGATGATTGGGATGTGGTGATGCGCACCAACCTCGACGGTTTCTACAATGTGCTGCACCCGGTGATGATGCCGATGATTCGTCGTCGTGCTGCCGGGCGGATTGTCTGCATCACCTCGGTATCCGGCCTGATCGGCAACCGCGGCCAGGTCAACTACAGCGCGTCCAAGGCCGGTCTGATCGGCGCGGCGAAAGCGTTGGCGATCGAACTGGGCAAGCGCAAAATCACCGTTAACTGTGTCGCACCCGGCCTGATCGACACGGCAATGCTCGACGAAAACGTGCCGGTGGAAGAACTGATGAAAATGATTCCCGCACAACGCATGGGCACCCCGGAAGAGGTGGCCAGCGCGGTGAATTTCCTGATGTCGGCGGAAGCGTCGTACATCACCCGGCAGGTTCTGGCCGTCAACGGAGGCCTGTGCTGA
- a CDS encoding beta-ketoacyl-ACP synthase has translation MKRVVVTGMAGITSLGSDWATIAANFAANRSGIRRMDEWDRFTELNTRLAGPIDDFKVPSHWTRKQLRSMGRVSRLAVGAAEQALADAGLLGDESIKDGRMGVSCGSSTGSTDEIKAFGNMLLNSVAEGLNANSYVRMMPHTTAANISIFFGLTGRLIPTSSACTSGSQGIGYAYESIKFGRLPLMLAGGAEELCPTEAMVFDALYATSLKNDAPQTSPRPYDSARDGLVIGEGGGMLVLEELEHALARGARIHAELVGFGSNADGQHATRPEQITMRRAMELALEDAGLQPSDIGYVNGHGTATEQGDIAETLATSALFGEHMPISSQKSFLGHTLGACGALESWFSIEMMNRDLYVHTFNLDDVDPLCGKLDYLRGEFRQMSNEYVMNNNFAFGGVNTSLIFRRWH, from the coding sequence ATGAAGCGCGTCGTCGTCACCGGCATGGCCGGCATCACCTCACTGGGCAGCGACTGGGCAACCATCGCCGCCAACTTCGCGGCCAACCGCAGTGGCATTCGCCGGATGGACGAGTGGGATCGCTTTACCGAACTCAACACGCGTCTGGCCGGGCCCATCGACGACTTCAAGGTGCCCAGCCACTGGACCCGCAAACAACTGCGCAGCATGGGCCGGGTCTCACGCCTGGCGGTCGGCGCGGCGGAACAGGCGCTGGCCGATGCCGGGCTGTTGGGTGACGAGTCGATCAAGGACGGGCGCATGGGCGTCTCCTGTGGCTCGTCCACCGGCAGCACCGACGAGATCAAGGCATTCGGCAACATGTTGCTCAACTCGGTGGCCGAGGGCCTGAACGCCAACTCCTACGTGCGGATGATGCCGCACACCACCGCGGCCAATATCAGCATCTTCTTTGGTCTCACCGGCCGGCTGATCCCGACCTCCAGCGCCTGCACCAGCGGCAGCCAGGGCATCGGCTACGCCTACGAGTCGATCAAATTCGGCCGCCTGCCTCTGATGCTCGCCGGCGGCGCCGAAGAGCTGTGCCCGACCGAAGCCATGGTCTTCGACGCGCTCTACGCCACCAGCCTGAAAAACGACGCCCCGCAGACCTCTCCGCGCCCCTACGACAGCGCCCGCGATGGCCTGGTGATCGGCGAAGGCGGAGGCATGCTGGTGCTTGAAGAACTCGAACACGCACTGGCTCGCGGTGCGCGCATCCACGCCGAACTCGTCGGCTTCGGCAGCAACGCCGACGGCCAGCACGCCACCCGACCGGAACAGATCACCATGCGCCGGGCCATGGAACTGGCGCTGGAAGATGCCGGGCTGCAGCCGTCGGACATCGGCTACGTCAATGGTCACGGCACCGCGACTGAACAGGGCGACATCGCCGAAACACTGGCAACCAGTGCGCTGTTCGGCGAACACATGCCGATCAGTTCGCAAAAGAGCTTCCTCGGTCATACCCTGGGTGCGTGCGGAGCACTGGAGTCCTGGTTCAGCATCGAAATGATGAACCGCGACCTGTATGTGCACACGTTCAACCTTGACGATGTCGATCCGCTCTGCGGCAAGCTCGACTACCTGCGCGGCGAGTTCCGGCAGATGAGTAATGAATACGTGATGAACAACAACTTTGCTTTTGGTGGCGTCAACACCTCGTTGATTTTCCGTCGCTGGCACTGA
- a CDS encoding MFS transporter translates to MKTAVVPLAHEVPPAAVDDVVAELKEIYIEKGTPMFMRTVLALFCGGFATFALLYCVQPMMPLLSHEYSINAAQSSLILSVATGMLAIGLLITGPISDRVGRKPVMVAALFAAALCTMASAMMPSWQGVLVMRALIGLSLSGLAAVAMTYLSEEIHPQHIGLAMGLYIGGNAIGGMSGRLITGVLIDFVSWHTAMLVIGSLALIAAAVFWKILPESRNFRARSLHPRSLLDGFTMHFRDAGLPLLFLEAFVLMGAFVTLFNYIGYRLLAEPYHMDQVFVGLLSVVYLSGIYSSAKIGSLADKLGRRKVLWATIVLMLAGLALTMFTPLPLVIIGMLIFTFGFFGAHSVASSWIGRRAVKAKGQASSLYLFSYYAGSSIAGTAGGVFWHMGGWNGIGLFIGGLLVIALLVALKLAKLPPLGGVKA, encoded by the coding sequence GTGAAAACTGCTGTCGTCCCCCTTGCCCATGAAGTTCCGCCCGCTGCGGTAGACGATGTCGTCGCCGAATTGAAGGAGATCTACATCGAAAAAGGCACGCCGATGTTCATGCGCACGGTGCTGGCGCTGTTCTGCGGCGGTTTCGCGACGTTCGCCTTGCTCTACTGCGTGCAGCCGATGATGCCGCTGTTGTCCCACGAGTATTCGATCAATGCGGCGCAGAGCAGCCTGATCCTGTCGGTGGCCACCGGCATGCTGGCGATTGGTTTGCTGATCACCGGGCCGATCTCCGACCGTGTTGGACGCAAACCGGTGATGGTCGCGGCACTGTTCGCTGCCGCGTTGTGCACCATGGCGAGCGCGATGATGCCGAGCTGGCAAGGCGTTTTGGTGATGCGCGCGCTGATCGGGTTGTCGTTGAGCGGCCTGGCAGCGGTTGCCATGACCTACCTGAGCGAAGAGATCCACCCGCAGCACATCGGCCTGGCGATGGGGCTGTACATCGGCGGCAACGCGATTGGCGGGATGAGCGGACGCTTGATCACCGGTGTGTTGATCGACTTCGTCAGCTGGCACACCGCGATGCTGGTGATCGGCAGCCTGGCGCTGATCGCGGCGGCAGTGTTCTGGAAAATCCTTCCCGAATCGCGAAACTTCCGCGCCCGCTCACTGCACCCGCGCAGCCTGCTCGATGGCTTCACCATGCACTTTCGCGATGCCGGCCTGCCGCTGCTGTTCCTTGAAGCTTTTGTGTTGATGGGCGCGTTTGTCACGCTGTTCAACTACATCGGTTATCGCCTGCTGGCCGAGCCCTACCATATGGATCAGGTGTTCGTCGGGCTGCTGTCGGTGGTGTACCTGTCGGGCATCTACAGCTCGGCGAAAATCGGTTCGCTGGCTGACAAGCTCGGTCGGCGCAAAGTGCTCTGGGCGACGATCGTGCTGATGCTGGCCGGCCTTGCCCTGACGATGTTCACGCCATTGCCGCTGGTGATCATCGGCATGCTGATCTTCACATTTGGCTTCTTTGGTGCGCACTCCGTAGCCAGCAGCTGGATCGGGCGCCGGGCGGTCAAAGCCAAGGGGCAGGCTTCGTCGCTGTATTTGTTCAGCTATTACGCCGGGTCGAGCATCGCCGGGACGGCGGGCGGGGTGTTCTGGCACATGGGCGGGTGGAACGGCATCGGGTTGTTCATTGGCGGGTTGCTGGTGATTGCGCTGTTGGTGGCGTTGAAGCTGGCGAAGTTGCCGCCGTTGGGCGGCGTCAAAGCCTGA
- a CDS encoding beta-ketoacyl-[acyl-carrier-protein] synthase family protein, giving the protein MTAYLNALGVICALGRDKTEVARNLFAGDCSGMRSEAGWVPERSLPVAAVRGELASIPAELAQQSSRNNQLLLEAALQIRDDIDRAIQTYGRDRIGVVLGTSTSGIHEASRGLAHYIREHHFPADYDYQQQELGAPANFLADWLQLSGPAYVISTACTSSARALMSAQRLLDLGVCDAVLCGGVDSLCKLTLNGFSALEAVSEQRCNPFSVNRNGINIGEAAALFLMSKNAGDGQPIALLGSGASSDAHHISAPEPTGRGALQAMRKALSRANLQPAQIGYLNLHGTATQHNDAMESLAVAALFPQGVPCSSTKPMTGHTLGAAGALEAAFCWLSLSTNNREQALAPHVWDGQPDPELPALDWVTPTDRLTSIAPRYLMSNSFAFGGNNVSLIIGDAP; this is encoded by the coding sequence ATGACCGCCTATCTGAACGCCCTCGGGGTGATCTGTGCCCTGGGTCGCGACAAAACAGAAGTCGCGCGCAATCTGTTTGCCGGTGATTGCTCCGGCATGCGCAGCGAGGCTGGCTGGGTCCCGGAGCGCTCATTGCCGGTGGCGGCGGTGCGTGGCGAATTGGCCTCGATTCCAGCGGAACTGGCTCAACAAAGCAGCCGCAACAACCAGTTGCTGCTGGAAGCCGCGTTGCAGATCCGCGACGACATCGATCGTGCGATCCAGACCTACGGCCGTGACCGTATTGGAGTGGTGCTGGGCACCAGTACGTCGGGCATCCATGAGGCCAGCCGTGGCCTGGCCCATTACATTCGCGAGCATCATTTCCCTGCCGATTACGACTATCAGCAGCAGGAGCTAGGCGCACCGGCCAATTTCCTCGCCGACTGGCTGCAATTGAGCGGCCCGGCTTATGTGATCTCGACCGCCTGCACCTCCAGCGCCCGGGCGCTGATGAGCGCCCAACGCCTGCTGGATCTGGGCGTTTGCGATGCGGTGCTGTGCGGCGGCGTCGACAGTTTGTGCAAATTGACCCTCAACGGCTTCTCGGCGTTGGAAGCGGTGTCCGAGCAACGTTGCAATCCGTTTTCAGTCAACCGCAACGGCATCAATATTGGTGAAGCCGCCGCGCTGTTTCTGATGAGCAAAAATGCCGGCGACGGCCAGCCGATTGCACTGCTAGGCAGCGGTGCCAGTTCCGATGCGCACCACATTTCTGCGCCGGAACCGACTGGCCGTGGGGCCTTGCAAGCCATGCGCAAAGCCTTGAGCCGAGCGAATCTGCAACCCGCTCAGATCGGTTACCTGAACCTGCATGGCACCGCGACCCAACACAACGACGCCATGGAAAGCCTGGCTGTGGCGGCGCTGTTCCCGCAAGGTGTGCCGTGTTCTTCAACCAAGCCGATGACCGGTCACACCCTTGGCGCCGCCGGTGCCCTGGAAGCGGCGTTCTGCTGGTTGAGCTTGAGCACAAACAACCGTGAGCAGGCCCTGGCGCCCCACGTCTGGGACGGCCAGCCTGATCCTGAACTGCCGGCGCTGGATTGGGTGACCCCGACCGATCGCCTGACGTCCATTGCACCTCGCTACTTGATGAGCAATTCCTTTGCCTTCGGTGGCAACAACGTCAGCCTGATAATCGGAGACGCCCCATGA
- a CDS encoding FAD-dependent oxidoreductase: MAERLNNDFQFIDVGRKDPKKKLLRQRKKEFVEIYEPFKPQHSADQAHRCLGCGNPYCEWKCPVHNFIPNWLKLVAEGNILQAAELSHQTNTLPEVCGRVCPQDRLCEGACTLNDGFGAVTIGSVEKYITDTAFAMGWRPDMSKVKPTGKRVAIIGAGPAGLGCADVLVRGGVTPVVFDKNPEIGGLLTFGIPEFKLEKTVLSNRREVFTGMGIEFRLNTEVGKDVTVEQLLEEYDAVFMGMGTYTYMKGGFAGEDLPGVHDALDFLIANVNRNLGFEKSPEDFVDMKGKKVVVLGGGDTAMDCNRTSIRQGAKSVTCAYRRDEANMPGSRKEVKNAKEEGVKFLYNRQPIAIVGEDRVEGVKVVETRLGEPDARGRRSPEPIPGSEEIIPADAVVIAFGFRPSPASWFEQHSIQTDSQGRVVAPEQGKYKHQTSNPKIFAGGDMVRGSDLVVTAIFEGRNAAEGILDYLGV, encoded by the coding sequence ATGGCCGAACGTCTAAATAACGACTTCCAGTTCATCGATGTCGGGCGCAAGGATCCGAAGAAGAAACTGTTGCGTCAACGCAAGAAAGAGTTCGTGGAGATCTACGAACCCTTCAAACCCCAGCATTCGGCCGATCAGGCCCACCGCTGCCTGGGTTGCGGTAACCCGTATTGTGAGTGGAAGTGCCCGGTGCACAACTTCATTCCTAACTGGCTGAAGCTGGTGGCCGAGGGCAATATCCTCCAGGCCGCCGAGCTGTCGCACCAGACCAACACCCTGCCGGAAGTTTGCGGCCGGGTGTGCCCGCAGGACCGTCTGTGCGAGGGTGCCTGCACCCTTAACGACGGTTTTGGCGCGGTGACCATCGGTTCGGTCGAGAAGTACATCACCGACACCGCGTTCGCCATGGGCTGGCGCCCGGACATGTCCAAGGTCAAGCCGACCGGCAAGCGTGTTGCAATCATCGGCGCAGGCCCGGCCGGCCTGGGTTGTGCCGACGTGCTGGTACGTGGTGGCGTGACGCCGGTGGTGTTCGACAAGAACCCGGAAATCGGTGGCCTGCTGACCTTCGGCATCCCCGAGTTCAAGCTGGAAAAGACCGTGCTGAGCAATCGTCGCGAAGTCTTCACCGGCATGGGCATCGAGTTCCGCCTGAACACCGAAGTGGGCAAGGACGTGACCGTCGAGCAGCTGCTCGAAGAATACGATGCCGTGTTCATGGGCATGGGCACCTACACCTACATGAAGGGCGGCTTTGCCGGTGAGGACCTGCCGGGCGTGCATGACGCGCTCGACTTCCTGATCGCCAACGTCAACCGCAACCTGGGCTTTGAAAAGTCGCCGGAAGATTTCGTCGACATGAAAGGCAAGAAGGTTGTGGTGCTGGGTGGTGGCGACACTGCGATGGACTGCAACCGTACTTCGATTCGTCAGGGCGCCAAGTCGGTGACCTGTGCTTATCGTCGCGACGAAGCAAACATGCCGGGTTCGCGCAAAGAGGTGAAGAACGCCAAGGAAGAAGGCGTGAAATTCCTCTACAACCGCCAGCCGATCGCCATCGTCGGTGAAGACCGCGTCGAAGGCGTGAAGGTGGTCGAGACCCGTCTCGGCGAGCCGGACGCCCGTGGCCGTCGCAGCCCTGAGCCGATCCCGGGTTCTGAAGAGATCATCCCGGCCGACGCTGTGGTCATCGCCTTCGGTTTCCGCCCAAGCCCGGCCTCGTGGTTCGAGCAGCACAGCATCCAGACCGACAGCCAGGGCCGCGTCGTGGCCCCGGAACAAGGGAAGTACAAGCACCAGACCAGCAACCCGAAAATCTTCGCCGGCGGCGATATGGTTCGCGGTTCTGACCTGGTGGTGACGGCGATCTTCGAAGGCCGCAATGCGGCTGAAGGGATCCTCGATTACCTGGGCGTCTGA
- a CDS encoding LysR family transcriptional regulator, with the protein MELRHLRYFIAVAEELHFGRAAQVLGISQPPLSQQIQALEQEVGARLFERTNRRVELSEAGRLFLEEARLVLAQVDKAADVARRAQLGELGELKIGFTSSAPFNSTIPQAIFSFRQRFPAVHLNLREMISTQVADALVDESIEVGIMRPLGLPDSLSVVELMREPLVAVLSSKHPLVNGSEEGLFLSALALEPFVFFPRSYGSGLYAQLLSLARDAGFSPHFAQEAGEAMTIIGLVAAGLGVSVLPASYQRMRIDGVVYRPLLDPEAVSAVWLVQRKDQKSPMAKAFVELLTRKLTP; encoded by the coding sequence ATGGAATTGCGTCACCTGCGCTACTTCATCGCCGTCGCCGAAGAACTGCACTTCGGCCGCGCCGCCCAGGTGCTGGGCATCTCGCAACCGCCATTGAGCCAGCAGATTCAAGCGCTGGAGCAGGAAGTCGGTGCGCGGCTGTTCGAGCGTACCAATCGTCGGGTCGAGCTCAGCGAGGCGGGTCGGTTGTTCCTGGAAGAGGCGCGATTGGTGCTGGCGCAGGTTGATAAAGCCGCTGACGTGGCGCGTCGTGCGCAGCTTGGAGAATTGGGTGAACTGAAAATCGGCTTCACCTCGTCGGCCCCGTTCAACTCGACCATTCCCCAGGCGATTTTTTCATTCCGCCAGCGTTTCCCGGCCGTGCATTTGAACCTGCGGGAGATGATCAGCACCCAAGTGGCCGATGCGCTGGTGGATGAGTCGATCGAGGTCGGGATCATGCGACCGCTGGGGTTGCCGGACTCCCTCAGCGTGGTGGAATTGATGCGTGAACCCCTGGTGGCCGTGCTCAGCTCCAAGCATCCGCTGGTGAACGGCAGTGAAGAGGGGTTGTTCCTGTCGGCATTGGCCCTCGAACCCTTCGTATTTTTCCCACGCAGTTATGGCAGTGGTCTGTACGCACAATTGCTCAGTCTGGCGCGGGATGCCGGTTTCAGCCCGCACTTTGCGCAAGAGGCGGGTGAGGCGATGACGATTATCGGATTGGTGGCGGCGGGACTGGGCGTGTCGGTACTGCCGGCGTCTTATCAGCGGATGCGTATTGACGGCGTGGTGTACCGGCCGTTGCTCGATCCAGAGGCGGTGTCAGCGGTTTGGCTGGTGCAACGCAAGGATCAGAAATCGCCAATGGCCAAGGCGTTTGTGGAGCTGTTGACGAGGAAGCTGACGCCTTAG